A section of the Streptomyces xinghaiensis S187 genome encodes:
- a CDS encoding TetR/AcrR family transcriptional regulator C-terminal ligand-binding domain-containing protein translates to MNALALTLSEGRYDRLMAGVIERAAHDEGARDLRDRLYETATTGVRGVLAAHLQPDDVEPCLAMLVGAILVRATYEGETVTPAFITDIIDRALDRTTIKVD, encoded by the coding sequence CTGAACGCGCTTGCGCTGACACTGTCGGAAGGCCGGTACGACCGGTTGATGGCGGGCGTCATCGAACGCGCCGCCCACGACGAGGGCGCGCGAGACCTCCGGGACCGCCTGTACGAGACCGCCACGACCGGAGTCCGCGGTGTCCTCGCCGCGCATCTCCAGCCCGACGACGTCGAGCCCTGCCTCGCCATGCTGGTCGGCGCGATCCTCGTCCGAGCGACCTATGAGGGCGAAACGGTGACCCCGGCGTTCATCACCGACATCATCGACCGCGCTCTCGACCGCACCACGATCAAAGTCGATTGA
- a CDS encoding type II toxin-antitoxin system Phd/YefM family antitoxin, with protein MTQMPIESIRDVRAHLAEVVERADRDDQPTVITRRGKQVAAVVSIDVLRKYQQWEEREINRIIDERMANRSPGVPIEDVMKETLARGE; from the coding sequence ATGACACAGATGCCCATAGAGTCCATCCGTGACGTCCGCGCACACCTTGCGGAGGTCGTCGAACGGGCCGATCGCGATGACCAGCCCACCGTGATCACGCGACGAGGAAAGCAAGTCGCCGCTGTCGTCTCGATCGATGTTCTGCGCAAGTACCAACAGTGGGAAGAGCGCGAGATCAACCGCATCATCGACGAGCGGATGGCAAACCGCTCGCCCGGCGTCCCCATCGAGGACGTCATGAAGGAAACCCTGGCGCGCGGTGAGTGA
- a CDS encoding type II toxin-antitoxin system RelE family toxin has protein sequence MSEYRTVFRPEAQAELRKAPRAMALRILAKLTELESDPLGYSTTALVSQPDRRRLRVGDYRIIYTIDNGELVVWVVHVGHRSTVYESRP, from the coding sequence GTGAGTGAGTACCGCACCGTCTTCCGACCCGAGGCACAGGCCGAGCTTCGGAAAGCCCCCCGCGCCATGGCCCTGCGCATCCTTGCCAAGCTGACGGAACTGGAGAGTGACCCGCTCGGATACAGCACCACGGCGCTCGTGTCCCAGCCCGACCGCCGCCGCCTCCGGGTCGGCGACTACCGCATCATCTACACCATCGACAACGGCGAACTCGTTGTATGGGTGGTTCATGTCGGCCATCGCTCCACGGTCTACGAGTCGCGACCGTGA
- a CDS encoding Fic family protein, translating into MTGELVEWLNTDDGTHPLVRAAMAHLHLVSIHPWADGNGRMSRSLQTLVIAREGELAPEFSSIEAWLGRPGNTWEYYRELQRRGAAFRPDQDVSDWVRFNLTAYHQQAQTVRSRLDRSSRVWLCSVSSRRTGGWGRGWLPLCMTWRCPGGCVAHATNVRRI; encoded by the coding sequence TTGACGGGTGAACTGGTCGAGTGGCTGAACACGGACGATGGCACCCACCCCCTGGTACGGGCCGCCATGGCGCATCTGCATCTCGTCTCCATCCACCCGTGGGCGGATGGAAACGGCCGTATGTCCCGGTCCCTCCAAACACTCGTGATCGCGAGAGAAGGAGAACTGGCCCCCGAGTTCTCCTCGATCGAGGCCTGGCTCGGGCGCCCCGGCAATACCTGGGAGTACTACCGCGAGCTGCAGCGCCGGGGTGCCGCTTTCCGCCCTGACCAGGACGTCTCCGACTGGGTCCGTTTCAACCTCACCGCGTACCACCAGCAGGCGCAGACCGTACGGAGCCGCCTGGATCGTTCGAGCCGGGTGTGGCTCTGCTCGGTGAGTTCGCGGAGGACCGGGGGCTGGGGGAGAGGGTGGCTTCCGCTCTGCATGACGTGGCGATGTCCGGGCGGGTGCGTCGCACACGCTACGAACGTGCGGAGGATCTGA
- a CDS encoding CHAT domain-containing protein: MADQFLKHNQLALRALWLLERAVKRQSVRKIRAACRAFERVLTVMSPDHPDRPACLANLAAALRLLYERTGDPAAIDALLRLHNTLVDFLPEHHPNRVSYRGNVRSLVARLAADEGTPPDLLSRLVPLAREAALDAATREACLFVLRVCLRCHLELAPDDDVSTELAAVVREQISALSSRAPARDPSVLAGLGADLREAALVTGPMHFLDEALATGRRAVELCPPDGRERATCLAMLSNTLHARFVHQDGSLDTLRESVAVARAAIAVAPAGGEHHPSSLLALGIALRELYEATRDLDPLKEAFAACRQALSAVGPGHPNRAPYLTNLSAAGQELYKRTGNREAIALAASCAAEAVRLSPPGSLTWAGRMTELGNVQNIMLAGPGVTAGDAAHALAEEEISEEAHARRLAEAHALLQRSVDTAREAVRAGGRNAFRDGPLTNLSIAARVFFEITGDTTALDEAVQAAREAVTLAKPETRAYQDARVTLIRALARCALTPDTAAEMRDRCAELAASAVAPRAHVAAHFHYAEALMSADEPDAESALAAYEAAIARLPEIAARRLLRPDREHNLAEFGGLASGAAAAALSLGRPERALLLLEHARGLLLREAMGHHGAEAHRLRSAAPELAEEWARLQRLLSASDQDSADLYHDGVVASGRSGRLDRHQALAERRERLLADIRAIPGLESFQQPPSFEELRRRTPQGPVVMLNAGHVRCDALILDMEGTVRSLRLDCDYDELDRCAEVFKSPGPRTPKPPKSTAQDEQPLLDALARLWDHVVEPVLAELDLLSPVPVPEATAPRVWWCPVGVASFLPLHAAGRYGDLAPSAPSAAMDHVVSSYTSTLNALPPRREAAAPNTGTASAGLPSVLLVEAGRVPGAVPLPGARAEIQRLRELIPNSTLLSGRGATRDTVLSSLPAHRMAHLACHAVTDPRSPALNRLLLHDHASAPLTSLELAGVSVPDGELAYLSACETSRASRALADEALHIACAFQMAGYRHVIGTLWRITDSAAGRIADDFYTGLAPSFRSDEAARSLHRAVNGLRSDAPLQPSCWAAHVHLGS; encoded by the coding sequence GTGGCCGATCAGTTCCTGAAGCACAACCAGCTCGCACTCAGGGCACTTTGGCTGCTGGAACGTGCCGTGAAGAGGCAGAGCGTGCGAAAGATCCGGGCTGCCTGCCGTGCCTTCGAGCGGGTTCTGACGGTGATGTCCCCCGACCATCCGGACCGGCCCGCCTGCCTGGCCAATCTGGCGGCCGCTCTCCGGCTGCTGTACGAGCGCACGGGGGACCCCGCAGCGATCGACGCACTGCTGCGACTGCACAACACCCTCGTGGACTTCCTCCCGGAGCACCACCCGAACCGCGTCAGCTACCGAGGCAACGTCCGAAGTCTCGTGGCACGGCTCGCCGCCGACGAGGGCACCCCTCCCGACCTGCTCAGCCGACTGGTCCCGCTCGCCAGGGAGGCGGCACTCGACGCCGCCACGCGCGAAGCCTGCCTCTTCGTCCTTCGCGTATGTCTGCGGTGCCACCTGGAACTCGCCCCGGACGACGACGTGAGCACGGAGCTGGCCGCCGTGGTGCGCGAACAGATCTCCGCCCTGTCTTCACGGGCCCCTGCGAGGGACCCCTCGGTACTGGCCGGTCTGGGGGCCGATCTGCGAGAAGCGGCACTGGTCACCGGGCCGATGCACTTCCTCGACGAGGCCCTGGCCACCGGGCGGCGGGCGGTGGAGCTCTGCCCGCCGGACGGCCGGGAACGCGCCACGTGTCTGGCGATGTTGTCCAACACGCTGCATGCCCGGTTCGTGCACCAGGACGGGTCACTCGACACACTGCGGGAGTCGGTCGCGGTGGCCCGCGCCGCCATCGCCGTGGCGCCTGCCGGTGGCGAGCACCACCCTTCGTCCCTCCTCGCTCTCGGCATCGCCCTGCGGGAGCTGTACGAGGCGACCCGAGATCTCGACCCGCTCAAGGAAGCCTTCGCGGCCTGCCGCCAAGCGCTCTCCGCGGTGGGCCCCGGGCACCCGAACCGTGCCCCCTACCTCACCAACCTCAGCGCGGCAGGCCAGGAGCTGTACAAGCGCACAGGCAACAGGGAGGCCATCGCTCTGGCCGCGTCGTGCGCTGCCGAGGCCGTCCGGCTGAGCCCCCCGGGGTCGCTGACGTGGGCCGGCCGCATGACCGAGCTCGGCAACGTCCAGAACATCATGCTCGCCGGGCCCGGCGTGACGGCCGGCGACGCCGCACACGCACTCGCCGAGGAGGAGATCTCCGAGGAGGCGCACGCGAGGCGACTGGCGGAGGCACACGCGCTGCTGCAGAGATCGGTCGACACGGCCAGAGAAGCCGTACGAGCCGGGGGGCGGAACGCTTTTCGCGACGGCCCTCTCACCAACCTGAGCATCGCTGCCCGCGTCTTCTTCGAGATCACCGGCGACACGACCGCGCTGGACGAGGCCGTGCAGGCCGCCCGCGAAGCGGTGACCCTCGCGAAACCGGAGACCAGGGCCTACCAGGACGCGCGGGTGACATTGATCCGGGCACTCGCCCGGTGCGCCCTGACACCCGACACGGCTGCGGAGATGCGTGACCGCTGTGCCGAACTCGCGGCTTCGGCCGTCGCGCCACGAGCCCACGTCGCGGCCCACTTCCACTACGCCGAGGCGTTGATGTCGGCCGACGAACCGGATGCCGAGAGCGCCCTCGCGGCGTACGAGGCGGCCATCGCGCGGCTGCCGGAGATCGCGGCGCGGCGACTGCTGCGTCCGGACCGGGAACACAACCTCGCCGAGTTCGGCGGGCTGGCTTCGGGCGCTGCGGCTGCGGCGCTGAGCCTGGGCCGCCCCGAACGCGCCCTCCTGCTGCTGGAGCACGCGCGCGGACTGCTGCTGCGCGAAGCCATGGGCCATCACGGTGCCGAGGCCCACCGGCTGCGCAGTGCCGCCCCGGAGCTGGCCGAGGAGTGGGCCCGGCTGCAACGTCTGTTGAGCGCCTCGGATCAGGACAGCGCCGACCTGTATCACGACGGCGTCGTCGCCTCCGGACGGTCCGGCCGCCTGGACAGACACCAGGCACTGGCCGAGCGACGGGAACGACTGCTGGCCGACATCCGCGCCATCCCGGGACTGGAGTCCTTCCAGCAGCCGCCCTCATTCGAGGAACTGCGCCGGCGTACACCGCAAGGCCCTGTCGTGATGCTGAACGCCGGCCACGTCCGTTGCGACGCGCTGATCCTCGACATGGAGGGCACCGTCCGCTCACTCCGGCTCGATTGCGACTACGACGAACTGGACCGCTGCGCCGAGGTCTTCAAGTCGCCGGGGCCCCGGACACCGAAGCCGCCCAAGTCGACGGCACAGGACGAGCAACCTCTTCTCGACGCCTTGGCCCGGCTGTGGGATCACGTCGTCGAGCCCGTGCTCGCGGAGCTCGACCTCCTCTCTCCGGTTCCGGTCCCCGAGGCGACGGCTCCCCGCGTCTGGTGGTGCCCGGTGGGTGTGGCCTCGTTCCTTCCCCTGCACGCCGCGGGCCGCTACGGCGACCTTGCACCGTCCGCGCCGTCGGCCGCGATGGACCACGTGGTTTCCTCCTACACCTCGACACTCAACGCGCTCCCGCCTCGCCGCGAGGCCGCCGCTCCGAACACCGGCACGGCCTCGGCCGGTCTGCCCTCCGTTCTGCTGGTGGAGGCCGGCCGAGTGCCGGGCGCGGTGCCCTTACCGGGGGCACGCGCCGAAATTCAGCGCCTCCGTGAGCTGATTCCGAACTCCACTCTGCTGTCCGGGCGGGGTGCCACGCGCGATACCGTCCTGAGCTCACTGCCTGCACACCGCATGGCGCATCTGGCCTGCCACGCCGTCACGGATCCACGGTCCCCCGCCCTGAATCGTCTGCTACTGCACGACCATGCGTCCGCGCCGCTGACGTCCCTGGAACTCGCAGGGGTGTCCGTTCCGGACGGAGAGTTGGCCTATCTGTCCGCCTGTGAGACCTCCCGCGCGAGCCGGGCGCTGGCCGATGAAGCCCTGCACATCGCCTGCGCGTTCCAGATGGCCGGCTACCGTCATGTCATCGGCACGCTCTGGCGGATCACGGACAGCGCTGCAGGGCGTATCGCGGACGACTTCTACACCGGACTGGCTCCCTCCTTCCGCAGTGATGAAGCAGCCAGAAGCCTGCATCGGGCGGTGAACGGCCTGCGGTCCGACGCTCCCCTCCAGCCGTCGTGCTGGGCCGCCCACGTTCACCTGGGCAGCTGA
- a CDS encoding Uma2 family endonuclease — MTALPDWMRPPRAEGWFAEDLDRLPEAPRHTELIDGALVFMMSPQRSWHGRLVTSLTTALMAAAPTGFEVEREMTIRLDERNRPEPDLLVTTAPYDPDRTWYAPEEVRLVVEVVSPESAHRDRTVKLHKYAEAKIPHYWCVEEEDGTPVVHVYELDEPTGVYAPAGIFRGILKRPVPFEISLDLDGLTPPRKH, encoded by the coding sequence ATGACCGCACTACCCGACTGGATGCGCCCGCCGCGCGCGGAAGGCTGGTTCGCGGAGGACCTGGACCGCCTCCCCGAGGCGCCTCGCCACACCGAGCTGATCGACGGAGCCCTCGTCTTCATGATGTCGCCCCAGCGGTCCTGGCACGGCCGTCTCGTCACGTCCCTCACCACCGCACTCATGGCGGCCGCGCCCACTGGTTTCGAGGTCGAGCGGGAGATGACGATCCGCCTCGACGAGCGCAACCGGCCGGAGCCGGATCTGCTCGTGACGACCGCCCCCTACGACCCGGACCGCACGTGGTACGCGCCGGAAGAGGTCCGGCTCGTCGTCGAGGTCGTCTCACCGGAGTCCGCGCACCGCGACCGCACGGTGAAGCTGCACAAGTACGCCGAGGCCAAGATCCCGCATTATTGGTGTGTCGAGGAAGAAGACGGCACCCCTGTCGTCCACGTCTACGAGCTCGACGAACCGACTGGCGTCTATGCGCCCGCCGGCATCTTCCGGGGCATTCTCAAGCGCCCTGTGCCTTTCGAGATCAGCCTGGACCTCGACGGGCTCACCCCACCGCGGAAGCACTAG
- the ychF gene encoding redox-regulated ATPase YchF, translated as MSLTIGIVGLPNVGKSTLFNALTKNDVLAANYPFATIEPNVGVVGVPDPRLDTLAEIFGSQRKLPATVDFVDIAGIVRGASEGEGLGNKFLANIRESDAICQVIRAFEDENVVHVDGKVSPKSDIETINTELILADLQSIEKALPRLVKESRLQKEKAQVAAAAEAAQKILEEGRTLFAAGITKDSEQGRLLHELHLLTVKPFLYVFNVDEDELVDDAFKAEQQALVAPAEAIFLNAKIESELIELEDDEALELLQSMGQEEPGLATLARVGFDTLGLQTYLTAGPKEARAWTIRKGATAPEAAGVIHTDFQKGFIKAEVISYGDLVECGSVQEARAKGKARMEGKDYVMQDGDVVEFRFNV; from the coding sequence GTGTCGCTCACGATCGGAATCGTCGGCCTGCCAAATGTCGGCAAGTCGACCCTGTTCAACGCCCTGACCAAGAACGACGTCCTGGCGGCCAACTACCCGTTCGCCACCATTGAGCCGAACGTCGGCGTCGTGGGCGTCCCCGACCCGCGCCTGGACACGCTGGCCGAGATCTTCGGCTCCCAGCGGAAGCTCCCGGCCACCGTCGACTTCGTCGACATCGCGGGCATCGTGCGCGGCGCCTCCGAGGGCGAGGGCCTGGGCAACAAATTCCTGGCGAACATCCGCGAGTCCGACGCGATCTGCCAGGTCATCCGGGCCTTCGAGGACGAGAACGTCGTCCACGTCGACGGCAAGGTCTCCCCGAAGAGCGACATCGAGACGATCAACACCGAGCTGATCCTGGCGGACCTGCAGTCGATCGAGAAGGCCCTGCCGCGGCTGGTCAAGGAGTCCCGTCTCCAGAAGGAGAAGGCCCAGGTCGCCGCGGCCGCGGAGGCCGCGCAGAAGATCCTGGAGGAGGGGCGGACCCTCTTCGCCGCCGGGATCACCAAGGACTCCGAGCAGGGCCGGCTCCTCCACGAACTGCACCTGCTCACCGTCAAGCCGTTCCTCTACGTCTTCAACGTCGACGAGGACGAGCTGGTCGACGACGCCTTCAAGGCGGAGCAGCAGGCGCTGGTCGCCCCGGCCGAGGCGATCTTCCTCAACGCGAAGATCGAGTCCGAGCTGATCGAACTGGAGGACGACGAGGCGCTGGAACTCCTCCAGTCCATGGGCCAGGAGGAGCCCGGCCTCGCCACCCTCGCCCGCGTCGGCTTCGACACCCTGGGCCTGCAGACCTACCTCACGGCCGGCCCGAAGGAGGCCCGCGCCTGGACCATCAGGAAGGGCGCCACGGCCCCCGAGGCGGCCGGTGTCATCCACACCGACTTCCAGAAGGGCTTCATCAAGGCCGAGGTCATCTCCTACGGGGACCTGGTGGAGTGCGGCTCCGTCCAGGAGGCCCGCGCCAAGGGCAAGGCCCGCATGGAGGGCAAGGACTACGTCATGCAGGACGGCGACGTGGTGGAGTTCCGCTTCAACGTGTAG
- a CDS encoding DUF6542 domain-containing protein codes for MEQPRTRSNERTPRRPAPLPRPTRGAPPVDPRESLANAPGGPGGSAAPDGHGPGRAGAAPGAPAGADDESAAVYRSGRPRSVPPVLAALQKLRWLRRMPGPKFTGLGCGLLALLLMLAAGTLDRLLPGGHSPSAYGIAFLVASAVCALWVRPTELTAAPVALPIAFFVGLVPVSEGAAVADRLVDLVTALALDALWLYAGTLLAVLTVSARKVVLLASRAARRAAADDRGTAGPPRSATAPAAPGAPAAAAPGTPGTATAP; via the coding sequence GTGGAGCAACCCCGTACGCGCAGTAACGAGCGCACACCGCGCCGGCCCGCACCGCTGCCCCGCCCCACGCGCGGGGCCCCTCCCGTGGACCCCCGGGAGTCACTCGCCAACGCCCCGGGCGGGCCCGGCGGTTCGGCCGCACCCGATGGCCACGGCCCCGGGCGGGCCGGCGCCGCCCCCGGCGCCCCAGCCGGGGCCGACGACGAGTCCGCGGCCGTGTACCGGTCCGGCCGGCCGCGCTCCGTCCCGCCCGTGCTCGCCGCCCTCCAGAAGCTGCGGTGGCTGCGCCGGATGCCCGGGCCCAAGTTCACCGGTCTCGGCTGCGGTCTGCTCGCGCTGCTGCTGATGCTCGCCGCCGGCACCCTGGACCGGCTGCTGCCGGGCGGCCACTCCCCGTCCGCGTACGGGATCGCCTTCCTCGTGGCCTCCGCCGTCTGCGCCCTGTGGGTGCGTCCCACCGAACTGACCGCCGCGCCGGTCGCCCTGCCGATCGCCTTCTTCGTCGGCCTGGTGCCGGTCAGCGAGGGCGCGGCCGTGGCCGACCGGCTGGTGGACCTGGTCACCGCCCTGGCCCTCGACGCCCTCTGGCTGTACGCGGGGACGCTGCTGGCCGTGCTGACCGTGTCGGCGCGGAAGGTGGTGCTGCTGGCCTCACGGGCCGCCCGGCGCGCGGCGGCCGACGACCGCGGCACGGCGGGCCCGCCCCGGTCCGCCACCGCCCCGGCCGCCCCCGGGGCTCCGGCGGCCGCGGCACCCGGCACCCCCGGCACCGCGACGGCACCGTAA
- the ppgK gene encoding polyphosphate--glucose phosphotransferase: protein MVATSGAQAPQTTAGPAGRVLGVDIGGSGIKGAPVDLERGDLAEERHKVLTPQPATPEAVVECVAEVAGHFGWTGPVGVTFPGVVTGGITRTAANVDPGWIGRDTRSLLADRLGLPVTVLNDADAAGVAEMAFGAGRGRNGTVIMLTLGTGIGSAVFTGGQLVPNTELGHLELDGHDAETRAASRAKEDEDLSWADWARRLERYLTHVEMLFSPDLFIIGGGVSRKAEKYLPLIEGVRAEMVPAELRNNAGIVGAAMTAARSRTEQG, encoded by the coding sequence ATGGTGGCTACATCCGGGGCGCAGGCCCCCCAGACAACCGCAGGACCGGCCGGACGGGTACTCGGAGTGGACATCGGCGGCTCCGGCATCAAGGGCGCCCCGGTCGACCTGGAGCGCGGAGATCTCGCGGAGGAGCGGCACAAGGTGCTGACCCCGCAGCCGGCGACGCCCGAGGCGGTCGTCGAGTGCGTGGCGGAGGTCGCCGGGCACTTCGGCTGGACCGGCCCGGTCGGCGTGACCTTCCCCGGTGTCGTCACCGGCGGCATCACGCGCACGGCCGCGAACGTCGACCCCGGCTGGATCGGCCGTGACACCCGGAGCCTGCTCGCGGACCGGCTGGGCCTGCCGGTGACCGTGCTCAACGACGCGGACGCGGCCGGGGTCGCCGAGATGGCCTTCGGCGCGGGCCGCGGCCGGAACGGCACGGTGATCATGCTGACCCTCGGCACGGGTATCGGCAGCGCCGTCTTCACCGGCGGGCAGCTCGTCCCCAACACCGAGCTGGGCCACCTGGAGCTCGACGGCCACGACGCGGAGACCCGGGCCGCCAGCCGCGCCAAGGAGGACGAGGACCTGAGCTGGGCCGACTGGGCGCGGCGGCTGGAGCGCTACCTCACCCACGTCGAAATGCTGTTCTCCCCGGACCTCTTCATCATCGGCGGCGGGGTGAGCCGCAAGGCCGAGAAGTACCTGCCCCTGATCGAGGGCGTACGGGCCGAGATGGTGCCGGCGGAGCTGCGGAACAACGCGGGCATCGTCGGCGCGGCGATGACCGCGGCACGGAGCCGGACGGAACAGGGCTGA
- a CDS encoding 4-hydroxy-3-methylbut-2-enyl diphosphate reductase yields MTATPSPSPDAAPSGDTPDGGARKRVLLAAPRGYCAGVDRAVIAVEKALEQYGAPVYVRKEIVHNKFVVRTLEKKGAVFVEETEDVPEGSIVIFSAHGVAPVVHEEASARKLATIDATCPLVTKVHKEAVRFAKDDYDILLIGHEGHEEVIGTSGEAPEHITLVDGPDDVKNVEVRDPSKVVWLSQTTLSVDETMETVDALKDRFPQLISPPSDDICYATQNRQIAVKQVAADSDLVLVVGSKNSSNSVRLVEVALGAGARAGHLVDNAGEIDEAWLAGVDTVGISSGASVPDVLVEEVLDWLAERGYADVEIVQPMQESITFSLPKELRRDLRAEAAALSGGPAAGAPDARA; encoded by the coding sequence ATGACTGCTACGCCCAGCCCGTCGCCCGACGCCGCCCCGAGCGGGGACACCCCGGACGGCGGTGCCCGCAAGCGCGTCCTGCTCGCCGCACCCCGCGGATACTGCGCGGGCGTGGACCGCGCCGTGATCGCCGTCGAGAAGGCTCTGGAGCAGTACGGCGCGCCGGTCTACGTGCGCAAGGAGATCGTCCACAACAAGTTCGTCGTGCGGACGCTGGAGAAGAAGGGCGCCGTCTTCGTCGAGGAGACGGAGGACGTCCCCGAGGGCTCCATCGTGATCTTCTCGGCGCACGGCGTCGCCCCCGTGGTCCACGAGGAGGCCTCGGCCCGCAAGCTGGCGACCATCGACGCCACCTGCCCGCTGGTCACCAAGGTGCACAAGGAGGCCGTCCGGTTCGCCAAGGACGACTACGACATCCTCCTCATCGGCCACGAGGGCCACGAGGAGGTCATCGGCACCAGCGGCGAGGCTCCCGAGCACATCACCCTGGTCGACGGCCCGGACGACGTGAAGAACGTCGAGGTGCGCGACCCGTCGAAGGTCGTCTGGCTCTCCCAGACCACCCTCTCCGTCGACGAGACCATGGAGACGGTCGACGCCCTCAAGGACCGCTTCCCCCAGCTCATCAGCCCGCCCAGCGACGACATCTGCTACGCCACGCAGAACCGGCAGATCGCGGTCAAGCAAGTGGCGGCCGACTCCGACCTGGTGCTGGTGGTCGGCTCCAAGAACTCCTCCAACTCGGTGCGCCTGGTCGAGGTCGCCCTCGGCGCGGGCGCCCGCGCCGGTCACCTGGTGGACAACGCCGGGGAGATCGACGAGGCGTGGCTGGCCGGGGTGGACACGGTCGGCATCAGCTCCGGCGCCTCCGTGCCGGACGTGCTCGTCGAGGAGGTCCTCGACTGGCTCGCCGAGCGCGGCTACGCCGATGTCGAGATCGTCCAGCCGATGCAGGAGAGCATCACCTTCTCCCTGCCGAAGGAGCTCCGCCGGGATCTGCGCGCGGAAGCCGCCGCCCTGTCCGGCGGACCCGCCGCCGGCGCTCCGGACGCCCGCGCCTGA